One part of the Zymomonas mobilis subsp. pomaceae ATCC 29192 genome encodes these proteins:
- the yiaY gene encoding L-threonine dehydrogenase, with the protein MASSTFYIPFVNEMGEGSLEKAIKDLNGSGFKHALIVSDAFMNKSGVVKQVADLLSAQGIASSVYDGVMPNPTVSAVLAGLDILKQHKSDLVVSLGGGSPHDCAKAIALVASNGGEIKDYEGIDKSKKPALPLISINTTAGTASEMTRFCIITDEVRHVKMAIVDRHVTPMVSVNDPLLMVGMPKGLTAATGMDALTHAFEAYSSTAATPITDACALKAAELISKSLPAACANGKDMAAREGMAYAEFLAGMAFNNASLGYVHAMAHQLGGYYNLPHGVCNAVLLPHVLAYNAKVVAGRLKDVGAAMGLDVAKLSDDEGAKVTIQAVRDLAASIGIPANLTELGAKKEDVPILADHALKDACALTNPRQGSQKEVEELFLSAF; encoded by the coding sequence ATGGCTTCTTCGACTTTTTACATTCCTTTCGTCAACGAAATGGGCGAAGGTTCGCTTGAAAAAGCAATCAAAGATCTTAACGGTAGCGGTTTCAAACACGCTCTTATCGTTTCTGATGCTTTCATGAACAAGTCCGGTGTTGTAAAGCAGGTTGCTGACCTGTTGTCAGCACAGGGTATTGCTTCTTCGGTTTATGATGGCGTTATGCCGAACCCGACTGTTAGCGCAGTTCTGGCCGGTCTCGACATCCTGAAACAGCACAAATCCGACCTCGTCGTATCGCTTGGTGGTGGTTCACCCCATGACTGTGCGAAGGCTATTGCTCTGGTCGCTTCCAATGGCGGCGAAATCAAAGATTACGAAGGTATCGATAAGTCGAAAAAACCTGCGCTGCCTTTGATTTCTATCAATACCACGGCTGGTACGGCTTCTGAAATGACGCGTTTCTGCATCATTACCGATGAAGTCCGTCACGTCAAAATGGCTATTGTTGATCGCCACGTCACCCCGATGGTTTCCGTCAATGATCCGTTATTGATGGTTGGTATGCCAAAAGGCCTGACCGCTGCAACCGGTATGGATGCTCTGACGCATGCTTTTGAAGCTTATTCTTCAACGGCGGCTACTCCGATCACCGATGCTTGTGCTTTAAAAGCAGCTGAATTGATCTCCAAGAGCCTGCCTGCAGCTTGTGCAAACGGCAAAGACATGGCTGCCCGTGAGGGAATGGCCTATGCTGAATTCTTGGCTGGTATGGCATTCAATAACGCCTCCCTTGGTTATGTGCATGCTATGGCCCATCAGTTGGGCGGTTATTACAATCTGCCGCATGGTGTCTGTAACGCTGTTCTGTTGCCGCATGTTCTGGCTTATAACGCCAAGGTCGTTGCAGGTCGTCTGAAAGACGTTGGTGCGGCTATGGGTCTTGATGTCGCTAAATTAAGCGATGATGAAGGCGCAAAAGTGACCATTCAGGCTGTTCGTGATCTGGCCGCTTCTATTGGTATTCCTGCCAATCTGACCGAACTGGGTGCGAAGAAGGAAGATGTTCCGATTCTCGCCGATCACGCCCTGAAAGACGCTTGTGCTCTGACCAACCCACGTCAGGGTAGTCAGAAAGAAGTTGAAGAACTCTTCTTGAGCGCTTTCTAA
- the dxs gene encoding 1-deoxy-D-xylulose-5-phosphate synthase: MFPNKKTPLLDTIKTPSDLRHLERMELRQLADELRKETISAVGVTGGHLGSGLGVIELTIALHYVFDTPKDALVWDVGHQTYPHKILTGRRDRIRTLRQRDGLSGFTQRAESEYDAFGAAHSSTSISAALGFAMASKLSHKKDKAVAIIGDGSMTAGMAYEAMNNAKAAGERLIVILNDNEMSISPPVGALSSYLSRLISSRPFMNLRDIMRGVVNRMPKGLAIAARKADEYARGMATGGTLFEELGFYYVGPVDGHNLDQLIPVLENVRDAKDGPILVHVVTRKGQGYAPAEAAEDKYHAVQRLDVVSGKQAKAPPGPPSYTSVFAERLIKEAQADDKIVAITAAMPTGTGLDRFQQYFPERMFDVGIAEQHAVTFAAGLAAAHYKPFCCLYSTFLQRGYDQLVHDVAIQNLPVRFAVDRAGLVGADGATHAGSFDLAFMVNLPNMVVMAPSDEAELSSMVHTMAQYDKGPISVRYPRGNGIGVTLPENPETLTIGKGRLLRRGKTVAILSLGTRLEESLKAADRLDAQGLSTSVADMRFAKPLDETLTRHLLKTHKVIVTVEEGALGGFATQVLTMASDEGLMDEGLKIRTLRLPDRFQPQDKPEIQYAEAGLDADGIVAAVISALHRNAKPVELVEITAKVAEDMTL; encoded by the coding sequence ATGTTTCCAAACAAAAAAACGCCATTGCTTGATACCATAAAGACGCCTTCAGACTTGCGTCATTTAGAGCGCATGGAGCTGAGGCAATTGGCGGATGAGTTAAGGAAAGAAACAATATCCGCTGTCGGTGTAACGGGTGGACATTTGGGTTCAGGCTTGGGTGTTATCGAACTGACGATAGCGCTGCATTATGTTTTTGATACGCCCAAAGATGCTTTAGTATGGGATGTGGGTCATCAGACATATCCGCATAAGATACTGACAGGGCGTCGGGATCGCATACGCACGCTGAGGCAACGGGACGGGTTATCGGGTTTCACGCAGCGGGCAGAAAGCGAATATGATGCGTTTGGGGCCGCGCATAGTTCGACCTCTATTTCTGCGGCGTTAGGTTTTGCGATGGCCAGCAAGTTATCCCATAAAAAGGATAAAGCGGTTGCGATCATCGGTGATGGTTCGATGACAGCGGGCATGGCGTATGAGGCGATGAATAACGCCAAGGCAGCCGGAGAGCGTCTGATTGTCATTTTGAACGACAATGAGATGTCGATTTCCCCGCCCGTTGGTGCGCTTTCTTCTTATTTAAGCCGTTTGATTTCCTCTCGTCCCTTTATGAACCTGCGGGATATTATGCGAGGGGTGGTGAACCGGATGCCGAAAGGGCTGGCGATAGCCGCCCGTAAAGCGGATGAATACGCGCGGGGTATGGCAACCGGCGGCACCCTGTTTGAAGAGCTAGGTTTTTATTATGTTGGGCCGGTAGATGGTCATAATCTGGATCAGCTTATTCCGGTTCTTGAAAATGTGCGCGATGCCAAGGATGGCCCTATTTTAGTCCATGTCGTGACAAGAAAAGGGCAAGGTTATGCGCCAGCGGAAGCCGCCGAAGATAAATATCATGCGGTGCAACGGTTGGATGTCGTTTCCGGTAAGCAGGCCAAGGCGCCTCCGGGGCCTCCCAGCTATACTTCAGTGTTTGCAGAACGCCTTATCAAAGAAGCCCAAGCAGATGATAAGATTGTAGCTATCACGGCTGCGATGCCAACCGGCACGGGTCTCGATCGCTTCCAACAATATTTCCCCGAACGGATGTTTGATGTCGGTATTGCCGAACAACATGCCGTCACCTTTGCGGCCGGTCTGGCGGCTGCCCATTATAAGCCTTTTTGTTGTTTGTATTCGACCTTCCTGCAACGGGGTTATGATCAGCTGGTGCATGACGTAGCGATCCAGAACCTCCCAGTGCGCTTTGCGGTGGATCGGGCGGGCTTGGTTGGGGCTGATGGCGCGACCCATGCCGGAAGTTTTGATCTCGCCTTTATGGTCAATCTTCCCAATATGGTGGTAATGGCCCCTTCCGATGAAGCCGAACTTTCCAGTATGGTTCATACCATGGCACAATATGACAAAGGCCCCATCTCTGTTCGTTACCCGCGCGGAAACGGTATCGGGGTGACCTTACCGGAAAATCCAGAAACGCTTACCATTGGTAAGGGACGTCTGCTCCGTCGCGGTAAAACGGTCGCCATCTTATCCTTGGGCACCCGTCTTGAAGAATCTTTGAAAGCGGCTGATCGCCTTGATGCACAAGGCCTTTCTACCTCTGTTGCAGATATGCGCTTTGCCAAACCCTTGGATGAAACCCTTACCCGTCATCTCCTGAAAACCCATAAGGTCATCGTTACAGTTGAAGAGGGCGCTCTTGGCGGCTTCGCTACCCAAGTCCTCACTATGGCTTCCGATGAAGGTTTGATGGATGAAGGCCTTAAAATCAGAACCCTGCGGTTACCTGATCGCTTCCAACCTCAGGATAAACCCGAAATCCAATATGCCGAAGCCGGTCTTGATGCCGATGGTATTGTCGCCGCCGTTATCTCTGCATTACATCGCAATGCTAAACCTGTCGAACTCGTTGAGATTACAGCAAAAGTAGCAGAAGATATGACCTTATGA